In the Oncorhynchus keta strain PuntledgeMale-10-30-2019 chromosome 29, Oket_V2, whole genome shotgun sequence genome, one interval contains:
- the LOC118362017 gene encoding platelet-activating factor receptor-like, with protein MSHLYSILTEGVPCFSRTNSGVDHGDARGHSSDQDSELIDSRQQNPPGLRLPLHTLPIVLRCCVRPWSDSQQLRAVRAAAPARHQGHGLLLLVFFLVVVCNLLIARALLAPVPYPASGLQFIHTPGGEGPGPADAVSRVGGVRVFVVCFLPHPVVQGTWTLAVLEIKEGWGRMDWGQRTRQWLNDAHQVTLMLMGLNCRLDPVVYCFATRKFRLYIKDNLKKVGRSKGFSETAITHISMVECKNVSQRHHSEQQQLKV; from the coding sequence ATGAGTCATTTATATAGTATTCTCACAGAGGGAGTTCCTTGCTTTAGCAGAACCAACAGTGGAGTCGACCATGGGGATGCAAGAGGACATAGCAGTGACCAGGACAGTGAACTTATCGACAGTCGTCAACAGAACCCTCCTGGACTCAGACTTCCGTTACACACTCTTCCCATTGTTTTACGGTGTTGTGTTCGTCCTTGGTCTGATAGCCAACAGTTACGTGCTGTTCGTGCTGCAGCGCCTGCAAGACACCAAGGCCATGGTCTTCTTCTCTTGGTCTTCTTCCTCGTAGTAGTCTGTAATCTGCTCATTGCCCGGGCCCTGCTCGCCCCAGTCCCCTACCCAGCATCGGGGCTCCAGTTCATACATACCCCGGGGGGTGAAGGACCAGGACCTGCAGATGCTGTGAGCCGTGTTGGGGGTGTTCGGGTGTTCGTGGTGTGCTTCCTCCCCCACCCTGTGGTCCAGGGTACCTGGACTCTGGCTGTACTGGAGATCAAGGAGGGCTGGGGAAGAATGGACTGGGGCCAGCGGACCAGGCAGTGGCTTAACGATGCCCACCAGGTTACCTTGATGCTGATGGGGCTCAACTGCCGCCTGGACCCTGTGGTGTACTGCTTCGCCACCAGGAAGTTCCGCCTGTACATCAAGGACAATCTGAAAAAGGTGGGGAGGAGCAAAGGATTTTCGGAAACAGCCATCACAC